In Sphingobacterium sp. SRCM116780, the genomic stretch TAGGCATAGTTTTGTCTCATGACATAGCGCCATACGGCTTGATCTAAAGCTGTATAACGTTCATATTGTTGTGGTACTATATACCGTTTGAGATGTAGGGGTAGATGATGTAATACCGGATTACCGTATGTTTCCATTTGTAAATAAGCTATAGACAAATTTAGTTTTTTTACCACAGGTAAACTAAAGAATATGAAGCTTTTACAAGGAAATAGCTCTTTTTAAATAAAGGAAATGCTAAATGAATCGCTTAAATTTTATTTTTTTAACAACCATTATTCAGCTCTTTTAAAAATCACTTACTAAAAAAGGAAAATGAAACCCATTTTAATAAAAATTATCATGACCAAATAGCTTGCAAAAAAAGCGTATTTAACACGTTTCACATGCTCGAATTCCTGCATGTTATTGAAATATCCTTGACAATAATTGTGAAATCTATGTAGCACTAATGACGACTACTTTTACTTGTTGAAGGTAGATGATCTGTTTTTCTAATTTCATAAACGACATTTATCCGATTGGGTTCACCATGGTAGGCGACTTCTTGCTCCGCTATTTTTCTTCCTCCTAGTCTTTCCATCGCTTTCTGTGATCGCACATTATTTTTTCCTACATGAAAATAAACGGTATCAACAAACTGAAAGATATAATCGAGCATCATCTTTTTCACCTGTGGGTTGATTCCCTTCCCCCAAGTTTTGGTTCCATAAAATGTGTAACCAATGAAAATACTCTTATCTGCTTCATTGTACTCGTAAAATCGTGTGCTTCCTAAAATCTCACCACTTTGTTTTTCTTGTATCAAATAAGCACCCTGGCTCAATAATGCGCCTTCAAAAAATGTTTGGAATACCGGTCGTTGATACCTGTCTTTATTTGGATGTTGTTCCCAAACGAGTGGATCTTTTGCTACTTCATAAAGTATTTCAAAATCTTCTTCTTTAAGGGGAACTAATCTGAGCTTATCATTTTCTAAGTGGGGTTGAAGCGAAAAATGTATCATCTGTTCTATTTTATTCATTTTGATTACTGAAGACAATATCGTGTTTTTTAACCATTTTCAAACAATTTATCGGTATAAAGTATAGGTAGCAAACTTTATAAGTTAGTTAAATACTTTCAGTAGCGTTTACATTAAGCATGTCGTGATCAACAAAGCGGTCTTATGCACCATCTCTTTGTCATGGTTGCTTTATTAAGAGAAATAATCAGTCTAGAATTTAGCTGCTTTTGTCCGAGAAACAATTATTTCAGATATTTTGTTATTACTTGTTTTTCCAAAATTAAATTCTAAACAATAAATTTTGAACGGTATCATTACTAGACCGTTTTGCAATTCGGTTCAAAAAAAGTAATTCATCGTAATCATTTTGTCACAATATCATTATTTTGTAAACTGTTGATAAAAATATATTACTTTTGCAACTCTTTTTGGGTCTGTGAAAGTATAAATAACGGAGCTATAGGATAGAGATTGATAAAAAAATAAACAACATTCAAAGGCTAATCATACTTAACTATGATAACCACTGTATATGAATACAACTTTTCCAAATAAACTTTACGCTGCAATTACCGCAATTGGGGGATATATTCCTCAAAATAGACGAACAAATTCTGATCTTGAGAAGGTATGTGATACAACTGATGAGTGGATCATAAAAAGGACTGGAATCAAGGAACGTCGAATTCTAGAGGACGAATTAGCGACTTCTGATATGGCAGTTCGGGCGATTCAGGATTTGGCAAATCAATATGGAAAAGATTTACAGGAAATAGATGCTATTCTCGTTGCCACATCAACACCTGATATGCTAATGCCTGCAACAGCCAATATCATTGCAGAAAAATTAGGTCTTAGACAGGTATGGGCTTTTGATATTAATGCCGCTTGTTCCGGATTTTTATACGCCTTAGATATGGGTGCATCATTGGTTGAAACTGGTCGTTACAAAAATGTATTAGTTGTCGGAGCAGATAATATCAGTACCTATGTCGATATCCATGATCGTTCTACTAATATTTTATTTGGAGATGGTGCTGGAGTAGTATTATTGCAACCTTCTGTGGAAGGTGGTATTATGGATGCTTATTTAAGAAGTAATGGTGATGGCCGAGAGTTTTTAAATATTGAAGCTGGAGGAACACGATATCCGATTAGTTTAATAGATACAAACATACAAAATAGATACTTGCGTCAAGATGGTAAAACAGTTTTTAAACAAGCTGTTCAATCCATGAGCGATGCCTGCAGTCAAGTATTGCAACGAAATAATTTAACGATAGCGGATGTGAATTGGGTTGTACCACATCAAGCAAATCAACGGATCATTGATGCTGTTGGTCGCTCATTAAACATTCCGGAAGGCCGTACCTTAAGTAATATTGAATATCTTGGAAATACGATAGCAGCAACTATACCTTTGTGTATCTGGGAAAACTTAAAACAGATGAAAACGGGGGATCTCGTTATGTTAACGGCATTTGGTGCTGGTTTTTCATGGGGAGCAAGTCTATTCCGCTGGATGGTATAAGAAAATAAATACTATAAACGCCATGATCGTTGATCATGGCGTTTAAATTTATAATAATCTATGTATCAGCAATTATACCTAGTTTAAATCTATTTTAACTTTACTATCTGTTTGTGTATTTTTAGCTGAGATTTAGCGAAAAGGGCTCCGCCATACTCTTCGTTATCAAGGGATATGATTTCAATATCCTTTACTCCCATGATTGTAAAAATTGTCTTTAGGTAAGTGGTTTGAAAATTCATATGCGCATTTGGCTCTCCCAGACCATATCCACTGTCTCCTCTGCTCGATAAAATAAATAGTTTTTTATGCGATAACAGTCCCACATAGTCTCCGTCAGGTTCTCCTGATCGGAACTTCCATGTTTCATTGATACGCATCACTTGATCGATGTAAGATTTTAATCCACTTGGAATAGACCAGTTATACATGGGAACACCTAAGACGTAAATATCTGCTTCTTGAAGTTCTTTTACAAGCATATTGCTTAATGCTAAGGGTTCCTGATTTTCTTTTGTTCGATCTGCAGGCTTGATGAAGGAAGCGGTGATCCAATCACTTGTGATGTGTGGAACTGGAGTTAAACCTACCTCTCGATAGGTATAGCGATCTTCCGGGTAATTTTTAGACCAGGTTTCAACGAACAATTTTGTGAGCGTTCTGCTCTGTGATTTTTCATCTCTTGTACTTGCGTTAATAACCAAAACTTTTTTCATTTGTCCTTTTATTTGATTGTAAGACAAAAGTATCAGCAACATTTCAGTACTTTCTTAATATATATTAAGAAAAAATCAGTTCTTTTTCCCTCTGATTTTGCTTAAAAACTCAGGTGTTATTCCAAGGTATGAAGCGATCAGATATTGCGGGACTTTTTGAATAATTTTTGGATACCGCTGCACAAAATCACGATAGCGCTCTTCTGCTGAGTGGGAATTGGTTAAGATTATTCTTCTTTGGATCGAAGAATTATAGCCTTGTAAAATGAGTCTGAAGTATCGTTCAAGTTTTGGTATTTGTCTTAACAGTTCTTCAAAGGAGGGATAATTTATTTGCAGTACAATCGAGTTTTCAATTGCCTGTATGGCATACATGGATGGACTTTGATTAGAAAAGCTATCTAAATCGGTCGCCCACCAATTTTCAATAGCGAAAAAGATTATTTCTTCTTTTCCTGTATCTGGATGGATATAAAAGGCTTTAAAACTACCTGAAATAACAAAACTATCAAATTTGCAAATTTCTCCGTTTCTAAAGATATATTCATTTTTAACCAGCTTTCTTTCTTTCCAAAACGTATTAAAAATCTCTATTTCTTCGGTACTTAATTTTATTTTGGATTGTATGTTCTCTATTAAACTTTCTCTCATAACAACATGATGAATGCAGACGTGGTATAAGCTTGTCGTTTTTCCTTAAAATAAGCTTGTTTAAGCGGATCAAACCCCCAACGACATCAATTACTCTATCGAGTATATTTTGATACGCTTATAGCTTTGTTTATCGCTATCTTTTTTAAGATGCTACTATTTTGTTCTTTCTCCATGTTGGAGATAAACTTTCAGTAGATTACTGCTTATGTCCAATCTTCTAGCTAATTTCTTGATGCTGCGCTATTGTGGAGCTTTCGTCGACCGATATAGTGCTACCCTTTGTGAGCTTATGCAATTTACCATACTTTCGATGTATTCCAAAATGTTTGAACTGTCGATGTACTTGTATAGGGTTTTCTTTATACCAACACTATACCTTCTTCTAACCAACTTCGGAACCCAAACACTAAAATACCACCCTTGCACCGCCTTTTTACCACATCTGCATCGGGAAAAGAGCGGTGCAACAGCGGTAAAACAGCGTTCCAGGTATAGTGGAACTTAGAAGTTGGTTAGAAGAAAGTCCGAATAAGGTTAGAAAAAGGTGTCCTGTTAAATAGCATATCTTAACAGTTTAGTTTTTCTTCATCCAGATCTATTTTATGCAGATATTTACGGATAATCTCTTCATCTATATTTGGGTGTTTTTTATTCATTTCCAATAGCAAAATCCGTTGTCTTTCGAGTAAAGTCAACCAAATTGTTTTTATTTGTTCGTTTGATTCTATTGCTCTGGTTGAATGATGATGTTCATTCAGGATACTCACAAGGTCTTTTATTTGATGATTAAGATTATTTGGATCTTTCGTTTCACCCAGAAAATTTGATAATTCTCTGGATAAAGCGTTTTCCAGCATCTCTTCGGTTTCTGCTTCTGTCAAATGATCAGGGAACTCTGGTAATGGTGCTTTTTTAATTAATATGGGCAATGTTAATCCTTGCACCAATAAAGTCACTAAGATCACGACAAAGGTGATATACAGGATCATATTGCGATGTGGAAATGCCATCCCGTTGTCCATATGCACCGGTATAGAAAGTGCAGCAGCCAGAGATACAACCCCACGCATACCCGCCCAGCCCAAAAATATTGGTGTCCGTAAGCCTGGATTTTTAGCATCGGCAACAGTGATGAAATTTCGCATCACCAGCGTAACCAACACGGCACCATAACAAGCTAAAATTCTTCCGACAACCAATACCAAGGTGATGAGTAATCCGAAGCCTGTTGCTTGGTAAATATTGATTCCTTCTGCTCGCAAACCTGAAGTAATTTCGGGCATATCTAAACCAATCAGCATAAAGACAAGTCCATTTAAAAGAAATACGAAACTCTGCCAAACATTCTCAGATCGTAAACGGGAAGTACCTTTTAAGAATTTATGTCGTTGATTGGATAGAAAGAGTCCAGCACTTACAACCGCTAAGACGCCAGAGCTATGCACCTCTTCCGCAGCTATATACATGACATAGGGAGCTACTAAAGTTAAAGCAATATCCATGTTGACATCTGTTGGCAACCGTTTATGGATTTTCATAAAAACATAACCAATCAGCAATCCAATACCCACACCACCAATGACCATCCAACCAAAACTTAATAGCGCATCGTGCCATATAAATTGTCTAGTAGCGACAGCAATCAAGGCAAATCGAAAGATGATTAAAGAAGAGGCATCATTGAGTAAACTTTCCCCCTCCAAGATACTCGACAACCGTTTTGGAACCTTCACAAATTTTAATATAGCATTTGCACTTACCGCATCTGGAGGTGAAACAATACCACCCAATAAAAACCCTAAAGCAAGTGAAAATCCTGGAATGAAATGATTTGCTACAAAGGCAACCGATACCGCTGTAAGAAAGACAACTACAAAGGCAAAGCTTCCTATGATACGTCGCCAATGCCAGAGTTCTTTCCATGAGGTTGCCCAAGCGGCCTCATACAACAGTGGTGGTAAAAAAATAATGAAAATCAATTCTGGATTAATTTTCAACATCGGTATCCCTGGGATTAAGCTTATCCCCAACCCTGCTAAAACCAACAAAACAGGATAAGCCACCTTTATTTTGTTCCCAATCATGATCAGGAAAATAATGAGAACGATTAGGGATAAGTAAAATGGAAAGTTTTCTAGCATGTAAGAATCTTAACGTTAGTGATTTATAAATTGTTGTAATAAAGAAAAAATTACTTGCTCTCCAATAGCATCAAAAGTTTTCAATAGACGAATAGCTAGCATATATTCACCTCAACAAACAGGACTAATAATAGCATTTTATACTCTTATTTTCAAAAACTTATATAAAAATTTAAAATTCAGTTAATGTTCCAGAACTACTTGCGCCATTTTCGTGAAATAAATCATAAAAACTAGGTTTTGAAATGAATAGATAGACCTTAGCATGATCAAGTTCATCCAGATTGGATTTGAAGTGTTGAATGATATCCATTTTAGAAAATTTTTCAGGTTCTTCTATAGGTTTACCATTCTCATCATATCCTTGTGAATATGTTTCATCGGATCGATCAAATTGAATCGGATCTTTTTCTGGTAATACGATTTGTATTGTTTTTGTCGGGCCGCGCCAAATCAACCGCAGGCCATCTTCTTTTTCTATTTCTTTTGACTTCATGAATGATTCCGTATTATCTTTTTCAATCCTATCAACCAATTTAGAAATATCATCCTTGTTCATCGTGTCCTTTACAGCCATCGCGACCAACACTTCTGTTTCGTCATCATTCGCAAGCAGCTCTAATGTATTAAATTTTACATTTCGATAATTCGCCAAATTAAGGTCTCCAGACTGAGATGTCACATCATATTGTACATATCTAACAATAGAATCTTCCAATCCTTCTCGTGAGACTTCTATTTCATGCTCACCTGTCCGCAACCCTACTTTTTCCACCTTTCCGCGAAATAAATCTTCATTGCCATAGAAGTCTTCCAAATTCATTCCAAAATCTAAATCTTCCAACTGAAAAGCCCCTTCTCCAAAGCGATTTCCTTGATGTTGACAAGACAAAATGGTCAACATCAAAAAAAGAATACAGCTGTATTTGTTCATTTTAATCTTCATTAGTTCTCTGTATTATCTTGCGTTAACATTTCATAGGTAATGGCTGCTGGATTACCCTGCCAATCATAAACTTGTTCATCAATAGTAAAATAACCATCCTTCTCAGAAAAGAGATGAAAATCAATCGATGGGTTATGATCACTTGCCGTTTTCAACACTTTTATCGTTCTATTCGATTGATCGATCATCTTTATTTCATTATTCTCCGTCTCTGCTAATGCATGACCTCTGTAAAACTGTGTCACATCGGAATAGGTTGCTGGAATCAAAACACGTCCTTGACTATCCATATATCCCACGTTATAATTTTGTCCAGCGAAAGCAATCAGTCCTTCTGCAGTCTTCAACGAGTAAAAATCTTTAAAATCGGCTGGCAATGGATATGATTTCCCATCATAATGCAACAATACTTCTTTATTGTCTTTTAGGGCTGAAACTACTTTTGGGATTTTAAGATCTTTTATATTGGAATATTGTAAGGGAACTAGAAGCTGTCCACTATTCGATAAGATACCGAATTGACGTTTGCTATCTCTTAGTACAATATTTTCATCCACTAAATATTCAATATCTCGGATGATAGGTACATCTATTTTTTTGCCATCAATCTGATAAAAATCGTAAACGGATCTTCCTCTTAATGTATACTTAGCAATCAATAATTTATTGACTAATTCAATCTCATCATATTTGAAAGGAACTAACTCCTCCTTGTTATTTTTTAGTATTCCTTTAAAATCATCCTTATTTTCAAATACACCCAAGTCCTTGTTTAACATCTTATCAATGGTATATCCTTTCTTTACAGGCTCCAATTCCTTTGTTTTTGTATTGAGATAATAACTTATACTATCTTTATTATCAAAGAAATATCCGTTTGATACTCGACTAAGTTGCTCAAACTTCGGTTCAATCAGCATGTGACCGATGGAATCCACAATACCGTAACGATTTAGTTTTTCATCATAAATTGCTGCATATGATGACCCTGGCTCTCTGGTTACTTGAGCAGTCTTCGTTTGGGTAATTCTTGTACTTTCCTTTGTAAAATATAAATTAAATGCTTTAACTGGATACGGATAAGCAATCGTTAATCGTTGTGCTGTAGGGCCAAAGTATTCCTGATTTTTTTCTAAAAACTCCCGCATCTTCTTAATTTGGTCGAAAACATCCGCATCTTCATCTCCTTTAAGAAGATGTTCAAGTTCTTTCCATTTTTCATTTTTACAGATTGACAAATTTTTTGTTCCCAAAAACATTTCATCTGTAAACTCTTTTTCAAATAAAATCAAATCAGCATCACTTAACTCTTTTGCTCCATATTTTTTAAATAAATTAGAAGATTTTTCAGCAAATGTTTTCACTTTGGGATGAAGTCCAAAAAGCGGCATTGCAGAATAGGAATTGGTACTGATCACCTGATCGTTTTTAAGGACACCTCGATTATCTAAATAGCGTGCGTATACTTCCAATGGAAGATCGATTTCTATTCCTTGAGCAGTGATGGTATCGATATCCAATTCATGTCCTTCAAACTTCGCTGTTTTTGATCCAGGGAGTATCACTAACGAATCCAAACCTATTGGTACATCATAATGAAGCGTCATAGCGATACTATCTACCAATTTAAGGCCAATGGCAGCAGAATCGATGCGAGTTTTACCTGAATAAATCTGATTAAATTGCACCTCGATCTTATCTTCATCTGTAAGAGATTCTCCAGCATCATATGCAAAATTAGAATTCGGTAATTTGAAATGCTGCAATACTGTCAACTGTTTGACATAATCCTGAAATTGAGCTTTTAACGTATCTGCAGGAGTTAATACAAATGGATCTTCTTTTATATCCAATTGGTTAAAATCCACGGTATCCCAGTCTACTTTTTTTTCATCACCTGAGGATAACCCCATAGAAAAACTAAAATAGACACTATTACCTGCTGCATTTTTTAATGTAGAATCAATATCCGCAGATTGATTTTTTAAAAAAGCTGTGCGATCAGCTGGAGATAATTTGTTAAGAAAATTAAAAAAATCAGTCTTATTTTCGAATTTACTAAAGGTTCGCTCTTGTTTACATGAAATGACAAATAAAAAAGAAAGCAAAAAAATGATATACCTCATATATTCTAGGGCTTAATAGGGTTAGCTATAGACTCAAATATATGTCTTTTTAACCTAATGTGAAATACTTGGTAAAAATTAATTTTAACAAAATTAATTTTCAATCAATATTCATCTGTTCTGAAAAGAATCTTGAAATGAAAGTCGAAAGCTTCAAGTATTTATAAATATGGAGATTGTTCTTATATTCACAATAAAGGTTCTAAAGAATCTTTTTATATTTTTAAGATTTATCTAACAGATGACACAACAGGAAGCTCTATATATTTCAATAGCACAAAGTCTAAAAGACACGGTACAGAGCCAAATGTTTGGAAAGCCTTGTTTCAAAATTGGCAATAAGGCTTTTGTGTGTTTTTTTCAAAACGAAATGGTTTTTAAACTTTCGGGAGATATACATACAGAAGCGCTCCGTTTGGATGGATCACAATTATTTGATCCGTCTGGTAAAAAAAGACCAATGAAAGAATGGGTACAAGTTTCTTATGATCATAAAGAAAAATGGACAGCATATGCTGTATCAGCACTCCGACATGTAAGTTCAAGTTAATTGGGGTCTATAGTGGAATCAAATCTTCATAACCTGATTGTACAAATAAATTCCTTCTGTCTAGAAGTCTCATGATCTTATAAAAAATTCGGCATTCATGTAACATTTTGATGGTAAAGACGTCTTTAACAAAAAGATGAAAATGAAGAAAATTATTTTTTTGTTCTTATTAAATTGCTTTTACAATATTACCAACGCCCAGGGTAACTTAATGGACAGCATCATTCAAAAGAACTATCATACTTTTGAAATGGAAGGCAAGAACAGGTCTTTTAAAGGGAAAGGTTGGGAAATTTTATTGACAGAAATTAACAATGCAAATTCTGTATTATTAGGAGAAACTCATTTTACAAAAGAGATTCCTTATTTCACGAATGCCATCATTGATGCTGTTAAATTCGACAATTATTTTCAAGAAATAGATCCGTTTTCAACGCAAATAATAGCCTCTAAAATTAAATCATTATCATCTGAAAAACTCCACGAATTTGTAAAAGAATACAATTCTAATTTTTCATTTTTACAAATTGAAGAGGATTTCAGTTTGTATAAGAAAATTGTTCAAAGTGGAATAAAGACGTTTGGTGTTGAACAAATAAGTCTATATGCTAGTAACCTGATTATTTCTGAGCTGAATGAAAATTCTAAAAATAATAGAGCACGAGAAATTTACATGCAAATGCTTCATCAAGCTCAAGAATTATCCTTGCAAGATAAAAAGAAAAGATATTTGTTTTCCGAAGACTGTTTAGACAAAATTAATTTGTTACTAACCTTAGACCTTTCTTCTCATGAAAGACAACAAATTGAAGCATTGAAATTAAGTCGGGAAATTTATTTAAATAGAAATCATCATTTAAGGGTCCAGCTGATGAAAAACATCTTATTAAAAGAAATGTCCAATTGGACTAATGGAAAAAATCTTTTCAAATTCGGTGCATTTCATACCCCAAAAGGTGAGAGCTTGATAGAAATATTTGATATCGGCAATCTCGTATATACTATTGAAGATAGTAATTTCAGGACATCACTTCATGTCATGGTAATTGGGAAAAGCAAAAATGAAACAATGGATGACTTAGCATCATCTTCTTTCTTCTCATAAAGTTTTATTGTATCGTTAGAAATGTGATAATCACACTTGTAATTGATTGCATATCCTCCAGGAGATGCTGTTGGAAATTCACTTTCCATCCTGCTATCATTACTGAAAATGATTTCCGTTGGACTTATTATCAACTCATACCAGCCAATTTTATTTTTTATTTCCTTAAAAGAAGTTAGTTTCTGATCATCAGAATTCATATAAATTCCTGTCCAATCTTCAAGTAATGAAGCAGTGACTGGTTTTGATATGCTTTGTTCTTTATTGTCTATTTTTTTCAAATGACCATCAGAATTTTTTGTATTGCTTTGACAGCTTATTAATTGAAATAATAAAAAAAGTATTGTACTATATATTCGCATGCTACCTATAATTTTTTAGTCTCAAATATTCAATCCATCAGACATTTCATGCTTGTCTGCGAAAAAATACAAAATCCCTTTCAAAATTTAATTAAATTTTTCCCAGATCTATCACTTGATCAATAAGAATTAGATGACCATACCTTTAAATGCTTTCGAAACTTGAAAAAGATTTTTGTATTGTAATCTTTTATTCACACTGTTTATTTCCTCTAGTGACAGTAATGACAACTTGTTCAATGAATAACTTATAGATATAACATCTCCGAAACTGTCCACATACAGTGAAACAACTATTTTTCCTTTTCGTGTTGCTCTCTTAATTTTTTTGTTAAGTGAACTTCTAAAAATATCAATAATTGCGTTCTTATTTGATAATACCACCTCATTAATAGCATTTCTGTGAACATCATGTTTAGGGATATCGCTATCGGTTATATTTTGCACGTAAAAACTATTTGCGCCTTGCTTATTGACACGATAGTTGCTTTTAACAATCACATTGTCTCCAATTGAAAGCTTTCTTTCTTGTCCTTTAGAAGCAAATCCGGTTAATAGTATTATGAATAAAACAATGATATTTTTCATCTTAACACAACTCAATATTCTTATACCTTCTTTAAAAGTTTACTAAAAAAAATTAATTCCGCTCATTATCCAATCCCAGATATAGTTAATATATAGATGTGTAACCATTATACTACAACTTGTTTAACTCATCCTTAGTTCCTTGTTTTTGAACCTGGATTTATAACCACCTCAAAACACCTACAATAAAAATATCCAATCACTACAAAATGTCTACACACAAACATAATACACTACATATCAATTCAATATAAAATATATGTTTTTAATTTCCACTTGTCAGAGATGTAATAACGTACACAGCTTTTGTACATTTGCAATGTGAGGAGAATGATTTTTATCGTGTTATGGTGAGGGTGCAGCTCTTGTCGTTTGGACCCTGTCGAATCATATTGATAGTCTTCAAATCCTATTAAAGAGCGGTATTGATAAAAAAAAAGACAGTTGTCAT encodes the following:
- a CDS encoding GNAT family N-acetyltransferase, coding for MNKIEQMIHFSLQPHLENDKLRLVPLKEEDFEILYEVAKDPLVWEQHPNKDRYQRPVFQTFFEGALLSQGAYLIQEKQSGEILGSTRFYEYNEADKSIFIGYTFYGTKTWGKGINPQVKKMMLDYIFQFVDTVYFHVGKNNVRSQKAMERLGGRKIAEQEVAYHGEPNRINVVYEIRKTDHLPSTSKSSRH
- a CDS encoding beta-ketoacyl-ACP synthase III; protein product: MNTTFPNKLYAAITAIGGYIPQNRRTNSDLEKVCDTTDEWIIKRTGIKERRILEDELATSDMAVRAIQDLANQYGKDLQEIDAILVATSTPDMLMPATANIIAEKLGLRQVWAFDINAACSGFLYALDMGASLVETGRYKNVLVVGADNISTYVDIHDRSTNILFGDGAGVVLLQPSVEGGIMDAYLRSNGDGREFLNIEAGGTRYPISLIDTNIQNRYLRQDGKTVFKQAVQSMSDACSQVLQRNNLTIADVNWVVPHQANQRIIDAVGRSLNIPEGRTLSNIEYLGNTIAATIPLCIWENLKQMKTGDLVMLTAFGAGFSWGASLFRWMV
- a CDS encoding FMN-dependent NADH-azoreductase — encoded protein: MKKVLVINASTRDEKSQSRTLTKLFVETWSKNYPEDRYTYREVGLTPVPHITSDWITASFIKPADRTKENQEPLALSNMLVKELQEADIYVLGVPMYNWSIPSGLKSYIDQVMRINETWKFRSGEPDGDYVGLLSHKKLFILSSRGDSGYGLGEPNAHMNFQTTYLKTIFTIMGVKDIEIISLDNEEYGGALFAKSQLKIHKQIVKLK
- a CDS encoding Crp/Fnr family transcriptional regulator, whose translation is MRESLIENIQSKIKLSTEEIEIFNTFWKERKLVKNEYIFRNGEICKFDSFVISGSFKAFYIHPDTGKEEIIFFAIENWWATDLDSFSNQSPSMYAIQAIENSIVLQINYPSFEELLRQIPKLERYFRLILQGYNSSIQRRIILTNSHSAEERYRDFVQRYPKIIQKVPQYLIASYLGITPEFLSKIRGKKN
- a CDS encoding Na+/H+ antiporter, which produces MLENFPFYLSLIVLIIFLIMIGNKIKVAYPVLLVLAGLGISLIPGIPMLKINPELIFIIFLPPLLYEAAWATSWKELWHWRRIIGSFAFVVVFLTAVSVAFVANHFIPGFSLALGFLLGGIVSPPDAVSANAILKFVKVPKRLSSILEGESLLNDASSLIIFRFALIAVATRQFIWHDALLSFGWMVIGGVGIGLLIGYVFMKIHKRLPTDVNMDIALTLVAPYVMYIAAEEVHSSGVLAVVSAGLFLSNQRHKFLKGTSRLRSENVWQSFVFLLNGLVFMLIGLDMPEITSGLRAEGINIYQATGFGLLITLVLVVGRILACYGAVLVTLVMRNFITVADAKNPGLRTPIFLGWAGMRGVVSLAAALSIPVHMDNGMAFPHRNMILYITFVVILVTLLVQGLTLPILIKKAPLPEFPDHLTEAETEEMLENALSRELSNFLGETKDPNNLNHQIKDLVSILNEHHHSTRAIESNEQIKTIWLTLLERQRILLLEMNKKHPNIDEEIIRKYLHKIDLDEEKLNC
- a CDS encoding WG repeat-containing protein; this encodes MRYIIFLLSFLFVISCKQERTFSKFENKTDFFNFLNKLSPADRTAFLKNQSADIDSTLKNAAGNSVYFSFSMGLSSGDEKKVDWDTVDFNQLDIKEDPFVLTPADTLKAQFQDYVKQLTVLQHFKLPNSNFAYDAGESLTDEDKIEVQFNQIYSGKTRIDSAAIGLKLVDSIAMTLHYDVPIGLDSLVILPGSKTAKFEGHELDIDTITAQGIEIDLPLEVYARYLDNRGVLKNDQVISTNSYSAMPLFGLHPKVKTFAEKSSNLFKKYGAKELSDADLILFEKEFTDEMFLGTKNLSICKNEKWKELEHLLKGDEDADVFDQIKKMREFLEKNQEYFGPTAQRLTIAYPYPVKAFNLYFTKESTRITQTKTAQVTREPGSSYAAIYDEKLNRYGIVDSIGHMLIEPKFEQLSRVSNGYFFDNKDSISYYLNTKTKELEPVKKGYTIDKMLNKDLGVFENKDDFKGILKNNKEELVPFKYDEIELVNKLLIAKYTLRGRSVYDFYQIDGKKIDVPIIRDIEYLVDENIVLRDSKRQFGILSNSGQLLVPLQYSNIKDLKIPKVVSALKDNKEVLLHYDGKSYPLPADFKDFYSLKTAEGLIAFAGQNYNVGYMDSQGRVLIPATYSDVTQFYRGHALAETENNEIKMIDQSNRTIKVLKTASDHNPSIDFHLFSEKDGYFTIDEQVYDWQGNPAAITYEMLTQDNTEN